A window of Zingiber officinale cultivar Zhangliang chromosome 5A, Zo_v1.1, whole genome shotgun sequence contains these coding sequences:
- the LOC121982393 gene encoding myosin-6-like isoform X3, which yields MLPRSTHETFAQKLYQSFKNNKCFSKPKLSRSDFTICHYAGDVTYQTELSLEKNKDYVVVEHQALLAASKCFFISSLFLPSSEDASKPSKFSSIGSKFKADIEETKTQENEKLQVALQEMQQKFDEMKALLAKEREVANVAVKEVSFIKEVPVSDTALLDKLRDENEKLKALVSSLKAKIAETEKKYEESIITSEQRLKKAMEAESEIVDLKNAMDRLQEKLSSLESEAQILRQRAVFSSPIKSMQEHLSTPITPTKQVSQSAGQALRDIANSDAKLRRSSMERNQENLDALIKCVSKNIGFSQEKPVAASTIYKCLLHWKSFEVEKTSVFDRLIEMFGSVIEEEENNNHLAYWLSNGSHLLYLLQHNLKVTSAVGGTPNRKPTAPTSFFGRMTRSFRSSSHALDELSAVQQVEAKYPALLFKLQLTAYVEKIYGIIRDNVKKDLLRLLSLCIQAPRAASVSLRSTSGLQVQSNNWQAIIERFDNLLNTLQENYVLFQKSRVSFDDIVNDLCPVLSSYQLYRIGTHYWDDKYNTKSVSADVLSRLRRLMSEVTSEVKSSSFLLDDNSSIPFSVDEISNSLRLEEFLEVRPAADLLDDPAFYFLLQ from the exons ATGTTACCCAGATCAACACATGAAACATTTGCTCAAAAGCTATATCAATCATTTAAAAATAACAAATGCTTCAGCAAGCCAAAGTTGTCTCGCTCTGATTTTACAATTTGTCATTATGCTGGTGAT GTTACTTATCAAACAGAGTTGTCCTTGGAGAAGAACAAAGATTATGTTGTCGTTGAGCATCAGGCTCTCTTGGCTGCCTCTAAATGTTTTTTTATTTCGAGCCTTTTTCTGCCTAGCTCCGAGGATGCATCAAAACCTTCAAAATTTTCATCAATAGGTTCAAAGTTTAAG GCTGACATTGAGGAAACCAAGACACAGGAAAATGAAAAACTGCAAGTGGCCTTGCAGGAAATGCAACAAAAATTTGATGAAATGAAAGCTTTGCTGGCGAAAGAACGTGAGGTTGCTAATGTGGCTGTTAAAGAGGTTTCTTTCATTAAAGAGGTCCCCGTTAGTGACACTGCTCTTCTTGATAAGCTTAGAGATGAGAATGAGAAGCTTAAG GCCTTGGTGAGTTCTCTTAAAGCAAAGATTGCTGAAACTGAGAAGAAGTATGAAGAGTCAATCATAACTAGTGAACAAAGGCTAAAGAAGGCAATGGAGGCTGAATCAGAGATAGTTGACCTCAAAAATGCTATGGATAG GCTTCAGGAGAAGCTATCTTCATTGGAGTCTGAGGCTCAGATTCTTAGGCAGCGAGCTGTGTTTTCTTCTCCCATAAAGAGTATGCAAGAACATTTGTCAACTCCGATTACTCCTACTAAACAG GTGTCTCAGAGTGCTGGTCAAGCATTGAGGGACATAGCAAACTCTGATGCTAAGCTGAGGAGGTCTTCCATGGAGAGAAATCAG GAGAATTTGGATGCCCTCATCAAATGTGTTTCTAAGAATATCGGCTTTAGTCAAGAAAAGCCAGTAGCTGCATCTACCATCTACAAATGTCTTCTGCATTGGAAATCATTTGAAGTGGAGAAAACTAGTGTTTTTGATCGTCTTATAGAGATGTTTGGTTCTGTAATTGAG GAAGAGGAGAATAATAACCATCTTGCTTACTGGCTATCAAATGGTTCTCATTTGCTGTACCTGTTGCAACATAATCTGAAGGTAACTAGTGCTGTTGGGGGTACTCCAAACCGGAAACCTACTGCTCCTACTTCATTCTTTGGCAGGATGACTCGA AGCTTCCGCTCCTCATCACATGCTCTAGATGAATTATCTGCCGTGCAACAAGTGGAGGCAAAATACCCTGCTTTACTGTTCAAGCTGCAGCTAACAGCTTATGTGGAAAAGATATATGGAATTATCCGTGATAATGTGAAAAAGGATTTATTACGCTTGCTATCGTTGTGTATCCag GCCCCTAGAGCAGCAAGTGTTAGTCTGCGTTCAACATCGGGGCTTCAggttcaatccaacaattggcaAGCAATTATTGAAAGATTCGATAATCTACTTAATACATTGCAAGAAAATTAT GTACTATTTCAAAAGTCTAGAGTTTCCTTTGATGATATAGTCAATGATCTCTGCCCG GTTCTCAGTAGCTACCAGCTTTACCGAATTGGCACTCATTACTGGGATGACAAGTACAACACAAAAAGTGTATCGGCAGAT GTGCTTTCCAGACTGCGGAGACTAATGAGCGAAGTCACAAGTGAAGTAAAAAGCAGTTCTTTCTTGCTTGATGACAACTCCAG CATTCCCTTCTCGGTCGATGAGATATCAAATTCTTTGCGATTAGAGGAGTTCTTGGAAGTAAGACCAGCAGCAGATCTCCTCGACGACCCTGCCTTCTATTTCTTACTGCAATGA
- the LOC121982393 gene encoding myosin-6-like isoform X2, whose translation MLPRSTHETFAQKLYQSFKNNKCFSKPKLSRSDFTICHYAGDVTYQTELSLEKNKDYVVVEHQALLAASKCFFISSLFLPSSEDASKPSKFSSIGSKFKADIEETKTQENEKLQVALQEMQQKFDEMKALLAKEREVANVAVKEVSFIKEVPVSDTALLDKLRDENEKLKALVSSLKAKIAETEKKYEESIITSEQRLKKAMEAESEIVDLKNAMDRLQEKLSSLESEAQILRQRAVFSSPIKSMQEHLSTPITPTKQYLETDQHDFEEMKVANVSQSAGQALRDIANSDAKLRRSSMERNQENLDALIKCVSKNIGFSQEKPVAASTIYKCLLHWKSFEVEKTSVFDRLIEMFGSVIEEEENNNHLAYWLSNGSHLLYLLQHNLKVTSAVGGTPNRKPTAPTSFFGRMTRSFRSSSHALDELSAVQQVEAKYPALLFKLQLTAYVEKIYGIIRDNVKKDLLRLLSLCIQAPRAASVSLRSTSGLQVQSNNWQAIIERFDNLLNTLQENYVLFQKSRVSFDDIVNDLCPVLSSYQLYRIGTHYWDDKYNTKSVSADVLSRLRRLMSEVTSEVKSSSFLLDDNSSIPFSVDEISNSLRLEEFLEVRPAADLLDDPAFYFLLQ comes from the exons ATGTTACCCAGATCAACACATGAAACATTTGCTCAAAAGCTATATCAATCATTTAAAAATAACAAATGCTTCAGCAAGCCAAAGTTGTCTCGCTCTGATTTTACAATTTGTCATTATGCTGGTGAT GTTACTTATCAAACAGAGTTGTCCTTGGAGAAGAACAAAGATTATGTTGTCGTTGAGCATCAGGCTCTCTTGGCTGCCTCTAAATGTTTTTTTATTTCGAGCCTTTTTCTGCCTAGCTCCGAGGATGCATCAAAACCTTCAAAATTTTCATCAATAGGTTCAAAGTTTAAG GCTGACATTGAGGAAACCAAGACACAGGAAAATGAAAAACTGCAAGTGGCCTTGCAGGAAATGCAACAAAAATTTGATGAAATGAAAGCTTTGCTGGCGAAAGAACGTGAGGTTGCTAATGTGGCTGTTAAAGAGGTTTCTTTCATTAAAGAGGTCCCCGTTAGTGACACTGCTCTTCTTGATAAGCTTAGAGATGAGAATGAGAAGCTTAAG GCCTTGGTGAGTTCTCTTAAAGCAAAGATTGCTGAAACTGAGAAGAAGTATGAAGAGTCAATCATAACTAGTGAACAAAGGCTAAAGAAGGCAATGGAGGCTGAATCAGAGATAGTTGACCTCAAAAATGCTATGGATAG GCTTCAGGAGAAGCTATCTTCATTGGAGTCTGAGGCTCAGATTCTTAGGCAGCGAGCTGTGTTTTCTTCTCCCATAAAGAGTATGCAAGAACATTTGTCAACTCCGATTACTCCTACTAAACAG TATTTAGAGACTGATCAGCATGATTTTGAAGAGATGAAGGTTGCAAAT GTGTCTCAGAGTGCTGGTCAAGCATTGAGGGACATAGCAAACTCTGATGCTAAGCTGAGGAGGTCTTCCATGGAGAGAAATCAG GAGAATTTGGATGCCCTCATCAAATGTGTTTCTAAGAATATCGGCTTTAGTCAAGAAAAGCCAGTAGCTGCATCTACCATCTACAAATGTCTTCTGCATTGGAAATCATTTGAAGTGGAGAAAACTAGTGTTTTTGATCGTCTTATAGAGATGTTTGGTTCTGTAATTGAG GAAGAGGAGAATAATAACCATCTTGCTTACTGGCTATCAAATGGTTCTCATTTGCTGTACCTGTTGCAACATAATCTGAAGGTAACTAGTGCTGTTGGGGGTACTCCAAACCGGAAACCTACTGCTCCTACTTCATTCTTTGGCAGGATGACTCGA AGCTTCCGCTCCTCATCACATGCTCTAGATGAATTATCTGCCGTGCAACAAGTGGAGGCAAAATACCCTGCTTTACTGTTCAAGCTGCAGCTAACAGCTTATGTGGAAAAGATATATGGAATTATCCGTGATAATGTGAAAAAGGATTTATTACGCTTGCTATCGTTGTGTATCCag GCCCCTAGAGCAGCAAGTGTTAGTCTGCGTTCAACATCGGGGCTTCAggttcaatccaacaattggcaAGCAATTATTGAAAGATTCGATAATCTACTTAATACATTGCAAGAAAATTAT GTACTATTTCAAAAGTCTAGAGTTTCCTTTGATGATATAGTCAATGATCTCTGCCCG GTTCTCAGTAGCTACCAGCTTTACCGAATTGGCACTCATTACTGGGATGACAAGTACAACACAAAAAGTGTATCGGCAGAT GTGCTTTCCAGACTGCGGAGACTAATGAGCGAAGTCACAAGTGAAGTAAAAAGCAGTTCTTTCTTGCTTGATGACAACTCCAG CATTCCCTTCTCGGTCGATGAGATATCAAATTCTTTGCGATTAGAGGAGTTCTTGGAAGTAAGACCAGCAGCAGATCTCCTCGACGACCCTGCCTTCTATTTCTTACTGCAATGA
- the LOC121982393 gene encoding myosin-6-like isoform X1, producing the protein MLPRSTHETFAQKLYQSFKNNKCFSKPKLSRSDFTICHYAGDVTYQTELSLEKNKDYVVVEHQALLAASKCFFISSLFLPSSEDASKPSKFSSIGSKFKADIEETKTQENEKLQVALQEMQQKFDEMKALLAKEREVANVAVKEVSFIKEVPVSDTALLDKLRDENEKLKALVSSLKAKIAETEKKYEESIITSEQRLKKAMEAESEIVDLKNAMDRLQEKLSSLESEAQILRQRAVFSSPIKSMQEHLSTPITPTKQYLETDQHDFEEMKVANLQVSQSAGQALRDIANSDAKLRRSSMERNQENLDALIKCVSKNIGFSQEKPVAASTIYKCLLHWKSFEVEKTSVFDRLIEMFGSVIEEEENNNHLAYWLSNGSHLLYLLQHNLKVTSAVGGTPNRKPTAPTSFFGRMTRSFRSSSHALDELSAVQQVEAKYPALLFKLQLTAYVEKIYGIIRDNVKKDLLRLLSLCIQAPRAASVSLRSTSGLQVQSNNWQAIIERFDNLLNTLQENYVLFQKSRVSFDDIVNDLCPVLSSYQLYRIGTHYWDDKYNTKSVSADVLSRLRRLMSEVTSEVKSSSFLLDDNSSIPFSVDEISNSLRLEEFLEVRPAADLLDDPAFYFLLQ; encoded by the exons ATGTTACCCAGATCAACACATGAAACATTTGCTCAAAAGCTATATCAATCATTTAAAAATAACAAATGCTTCAGCAAGCCAAAGTTGTCTCGCTCTGATTTTACAATTTGTCATTATGCTGGTGAT GTTACTTATCAAACAGAGTTGTCCTTGGAGAAGAACAAAGATTATGTTGTCGTTGAGCATCAGGCTCTCTTGGCTGCCTCTAAATGTTTTTTTATTTCGAGCCTTTTTCTGCCTAGCTCCGAGGATGCATCAAAACCTTCAAAATTTTCATCAATAGGTTCAAAGTTTAAG GCTGACATTGAGGAAACCAAGACACAGGAAAATGAAAAACTGCAAGTGGCCTTGCAGGAAATGCAACAAAAATTTGATGAAATGAAAGCTTTGCTGGCGAAAGAACGTGAGGTTGCTAATGTGGCTGTTAAAGAGGTTTCTTTCATTAAAGAGGTCCCCGTTAGTGACACTGCTCTTCTTGATAAGCTTAGAGATGAGAATGAGAAGCTTAAG GCCTTGGTGAGTTCTCTTAAAGCAAAGATTGCTGAAACTGAGAAGAAGTATGAAGAGTCAATCATAACTAGTGAACAAAGGCTAAAGAAGGCAATGGAGGCTGAATCAGAGATAGTTGACCTCAAAAATGCTATGGATAG GCTTCAGGAGAAGCTATCTTCATTGGAGTCTGAGGCTCAGATTCTTAGGCAGCGAGCTGTGTTTTCTTCTCCCATAAAGAGTATGCAAGAACATTTGTCAACTCCGATTACTCCTACTAAACAG TATTTAGAGACTGATCAGCATGATTTTGAAGAGATGAAGGTTGCAAAT CTGCAGGTGTCTCAGAGTGCTGGTCAAGCATTGAGGGACATAGCAAACTCTGATGCTAAGCTGAGGAGGTCTTCCATGGAGAGAAATCAG GAGAATTTGGATGCCCTCATCAAATGTGTTTCTAAGAATATCGGCTTTAGTCAAGAAAAGCCAGTAGCTGCATCTACCATCTACAAATGTCTTCTGCATTGGAAATCATTTGAAGTGGAGAAAACTAGTGTTTTTGATCGTCTTATAGAGATGTTTGGTTCTGTAATTGAG GAAGAGGAGAATAATAACCATCTTGCTTACTGGCTATCAAATGGTTCTCATTTGCTGTACCTGTTGCAACATAATCTGAAGGTAACTAGTGCTGTTGGGGGTACTCCAAACCGGAAACCTACTGCTCCTACTTCATTCTTTGGCAGGATGACTCGA AGCTTCCGCTCCTCATCACATGCTCTAGATGAATTATCTGCCGTGCAACAAGTGGAGGCAAAATACCCTGCTTTACTGTTCAAGCTGCAGCTAACAGCTTATGTGGAAAAGATATATGGAATTATCCGTGATAATGTGAAAAAGGATTTATTACGCTTGCTATCGTTGTGTATCCag GCCCCTAGAGCAGCAAGTGTTAGTCTGCGTTCAACATCGGGGCTTCAggttcaatccaacaattggcaAGCAATTATTGAAAGATTCGATAATCTACTTAATACATTGCAAGAAAATTAT GTACTATTTCAAAAGTCTAGAGTTTCCTTTGATGATATAGTCAATGATCTCTGCCCG GTTCTCAGTAGCTACCAGCTTTACCGAATTGGCACTCATTACTGGGATGACAAGTACAACACAAAAAGTGTATCGGCAGAT GTGCTTTCCAGACTGCGGAGACTAATGAGCGAAGTCACAAGTGAAGTAAAAAGCAGTTCTTTCTTGCTTGATGACAACTCCAG CATTCCCTTCTCGGTCGATGAGATATCAAATTCTTTGCGATTAGAGGAGTTCTTGGAAGTAAGACCAGCAGCAGATCTCCTCGACGACCCTGCCTTCTATTTCTTACTGCAATGA
- the LOC121982393 gene encoding myosin-8-like isoform X4, translating to MLPRSTHETFAQKLYQSFKNNKCFSKPKLSRSDFTICHYAGDVTYQTELSLEKNKDYVVVEHQALLAASKCFFISSLFLPSSEDASKPSKFSSIGSKFKADIEETKTQENEKLQVALQEMQQKFDEMKALLAKEREVANVAVKEVSFIKEVPVSDTALLDKLRDENEKLKALVSSLKAKIAETEKKYEESIITSEQRLKKAMEAESEIVDLKNAMDRLQEKLSSLESEAQILRQRAVFSSPIKSMQEHLSTPITPTKQYLETDQHDFEEMKVANLQVSQSAGQALRDIANSDAKLRRSSMERNQENLDALIKCVSKNIGFSQEKPVAASTIYKCLLHWKSFEVEKTSVFDRLIEMFGSVIEEEENNNHLAYWLSNGSHLLYLLQHNLKVTSAVGGTPNRKPTAPTSFFGRMTRSFRSSSHALDELSAVQQVEAKYPALLFKLQLTAYVEKIYGIIRDNVKKDLLRLLSLCIQAPRAASVSLRSTSGLQVQSNNWQAIIERFDNLLNTLQENYVPLILIEKMFTQIFSYLNVQILNSLLLRRECCSFSNGEYMKAGLVELEPWCKKTKPEYIGSSWDELKHVRQAVDFLVLFQKSRVSFDDIVNDLCPVLSSYQLYRIGTHYWDDKYNTKSVSADVLSRLRRLMSEVTSEVKSSSFLLDDNSSIPFSVDEISNSLRLEEFLEVRPAADLLDDPAFYFLLQ from the exons ATGTTACCCAGATCAACACATGAAACATTTGCTCAAAAGCTATATCAATCATTTAAAAATAACAAATGCTTCAGCAAGCCAAAGTTGTCTCGCTCTGATTTTACAATTTGTCATTATGCTGGTGAT GTTACTTATCAAACAGAGTTGTCCTTGGAGAAGAACAAAGATTATGTTGTCGTTGAGCATCAGGCTCTCTTGGCTGCCTCTAAATGTTTTTTTATTTCGAGCCTTTTTCTGCCTAGCTCCGAGGATGCATCAAAACCTTCAAAATTTTCATCAATAGGTTCAAAGTTTAAG GCTGACATTGAGGAAACCAAGACACAGGAAAATGAAAAACTGCAAGTGGCCTTGCAGGAAATGCAACAAAAATTTGATGAAATGAAAGCTTTGCTGGCGAAAGAACGTGAGGTTGCTAATGTGGCTGTTAAAGAGGTTTCTTTCATTAAAGAGGTCCCCGTTAGTGACACTGCTCTTCTTGATAAGCTTAGAGATGAGAATGAGAAGCTTAAG GCCTTGGTGAGTTCTCTTAAAGCAAAGATTGCTGAAACTGAGAAGAAGTATGAAGAGTCAATCATAACTAGTGAACAAAGGCTAAAGAAGGCAATGGAGGCTGAATCAGAGATAGTTGACCTCAAAAATGCTATGGATAG GCTTCAGGAGAAGCTATCTTCATTGGAGTCTGAGGCTCAGATTCTTAGGCAGCGAGCTGTGTTTTCTTCTCCCATAAAGAGTATGCAAGAACATTTGTCAACTCCGATTACTCCTACTAAACAG TATTTAGAGACTGATCAGCATGATTTTGAAGAGATGAAGGTTGCAAAT CTGCAGGTGTCTCAGAGTGCTGGTCAAGCATTGAGGGACATAGCAAACTCTGATGCTAAGCTGAGGAGGTCTTCCATGGAGAGAAATCAG GAGAATTTGGATGCCCTCATCAAATGTGTTTCTAAGAATATCGGCTTTAGTCAAGAAAAGCCAGTAGCTGCATCTACCATCTACAAATGTCTTCTGCATTGGAAATCATTTGAAGTGGAGAAAACTAGTGTTTTTGATCGTCTTATAGAGATGTTTGGTTCTGTAATTGAG GAAGAGGAGAATAATAACCATCTTGCTTACTGGCTATCAAATGGTTCTCATTTGCTGTACCTGTTGCAACATAATCTGAAGGTAACTAGTGCTGTTGGGGGTACTCCAAACCGGAAACCTACTGCTCCTACTTCATTCTTTGGCAGGATGACTCGA AGCTTCCGCTCCTCATCACATGCTCTAGATGAATTATCTGCCGTGCAACAAGTGGAGGCAAAATACCCTGCTTTACTGTTCAAGCTGCAGCTAACAGCTTATGTGGAAAAGATATATGGAATTATCCGTGATAATGTGAAAAAGGATTTATTACGCTTGCTATCGTTGTGTATCCag GCCCCTAGAGCAGCAAGTGTTAGTCTGCGTTCAACATCGGGGCTTCAggttcaatccaacaattggcaAGCAATTATTGAAAGATTCGATAATCTACTTAATACATTGCAAGAAAATTAT GTACCTCTTATTCTAATAGAGAAGATGTTCACACAAATTTTTTCATACCTAAATGTACAAATTTTGAATAG TTTGCTTCTTCGTCGCGAGTGTTGCTCATTTAGCAATGGTGAATACATGAAAGCTGGTCTTGTTGAACTTGAGCCGTGGTGTAAAAAAACAAAGCCTG AGTATATAGGTTCTTCATGGGATGAACTTAAACACGTTAGACAAGCTGTTGATTTCTTG GTACTATTTCAAAAGTCTAGAGTTTCCTTTGATGATATAGTCAATGATCTCTGCCCG GTTCTCAGTAGCTACCAGCTTTACCGAATTGGCACTCATTACTGGGATGACAAGTACAACACAAAAAGTGTATCGGCAGAT GTGCTTTCCAGACTGCGGAGACTAATGAGCGAAGTCACAAGTGAAGTAAAAAGCAGTTCTTTCTTGCTTGATGACAACTCCAG CATTCCCTTCTCGGTCGATGAGATATCAAATTCTTTGCGATTAGAGGAGTTCTTGGAAGTAAGACCAGCAGCAGATCTCCTCGACGACCCTGCCTTCTATTTCTTACTGCAATGA